The following proteins come from a genomic window of Corynebacterium hansenii:
- a CDS encoding dynamin family protein has product MDAVTQEIDRALHALAAGGGDLPDHANRLGGILFSPPRVLVVGRLKAGKSTLVNALIGENVAATGTLETTNAVTVFRHGAPSRAEVVGNDGRRERGVLDDGVLVDVRRPVPEVAYVDRFLPSAAVERMTIIDTPGIATLTVENRDATERALIDGYAQTRDASVDADAAVFLFDSSPRMDERQFIGKLGFTPLNTVGVLARADSFGEGAFGRRDPLEHADRYCGVLRGRLGSLMAEVVPVSGLMAESAATGRVTEPVARAVADLGRLEPEDLVEELETDEPTRIDARLRNRALDLLGEYGVARGAGVAAQGAVALNEWLEERSGIARLRRVLEGGLLRYAALGRAARLLHQLELLGYSHPLSAHVRHVQGVLAGRPAMAPVMLFTAYRGLAATSPDSPLMPLLYDALTGGNSAEKLGLPAAADPSQVRLRAREMYDELQRMALLGRSAAEEDSRVRLLAMVSALLS; this is encoded by the coding sequence ATGGATGCCGTGACCCAGGAAATCGACCGGGCGCTGCACGCCCTGGCCGCGGGCGGCGGCGATCTGCCGGACCACGCCAACCGGTTGGGCGGGATCCTGTTCTCCCCGCCGCGGGTGCTGGTGGTCGGCCGGCTCAAGGCAGGCAAGTCGACGCTGGTCAATGCGTTGATCGGAGAGAACGTCGCGGCGACGGGCACGTTGGAGACCACCAACGCCGTCACCGTCTTCCGCCACGGCGCGCCGTCGCGGGCGGAGGTCGTGGGCAACGACGGCCGCCGCGAGCGCGGCGTGCTTGACGACGGCGTGCTCGTCGACGTCCGCCGCCCCGTTCCGGAGGTCGCCTACGTCGACCGTTTCCTGCCGTCGGCGGCGGTCGAGCGGATGACCATCATCGACACCCCCGGCATCGCGACGCTGACGGTGGAGAACCGCGACGCCACGGAACGGGCCCTCATCGACGGGTACGCCCAGACCCGCGACGCCTCCGTCGACGCCGATGCGGCGGTGTTCCTCTTCGATTCCTCGCCGCGCATGGACGAGCGCCAGTTCATCGGCAAGCTGGGGTTCACGCCCCTGAACACCGTCGGCGTGCTGGCGCGCGCGGATTCCTTCGGCGAGGGGGCGTTCGGCCGCCGCGACCCGCTGGAGCACGCCGACCGCTACTGCGGGGTGCTGCGGGGGCGGCTGGGTTCGCTGATGGCCGAGGTCGTGCCGGTGTCCGGGCTGATGGCGGAGTCCGCGGCGACGGGGCGGGTCACCGAGCCCGTGGCGCGAGCCGTGGCGGATCTGGGCCGGCTGGAGCCGGAGGACCTCGTGGAGGAGCTGGAGACCGACGAGCCGACGCGCATCGACGCGCGCCTGCGGAACCGGGCGCTGGATCTGCTCGGCGAGTACGGCGTCGCCCGCGGCGCGGGAGTGGCGGCGCAGGGGGCGGTGGCCCTCAACGAGTGGCTCGAGGAGCGGTCGGGCATCGCCCGTCTGCGGCGCGTCCTGGAGGGCGGGCTGCTGCGCTACGCGGCGCTGGGCCGGGCGGCGCGACTGCTGCATCAGCTGGAGTTGCTGGGGTATTCGCACCCGCTTTCCGCCCACGTGCGCCACGTGCAGGGGGTGCTGGCGGGCCGGCCCGCGATGGCGCCGGTCATGCTCTTCACCGCGTACCGGGGGTTGGCGGCGACGTCCCCCGATTCGCCCCTGATGCCTTTGCTTTACGACGCCTTGACCGGCGGGAATTCCGCCGAGAAGCTCGGGCTTCCGGCGGCGGCGGATCCGTCGCAGGTGCGGCTGAGGGCGCGGGAAATGTACGACGAGTTGCAGCGCATGGCGCTTCTGGGACGATCTGCGGCGGAAGAAGACTCCCGAGTTCGCCTGCTCGCGATGGTCTCGGCACTGTTAAGCTGA
- a CDS encoding dynamin family protein, with product MTATQADARAALRREVESAAKTLSSALKILDRYGHRDAAEAIRRTWGDTALRGTVVVVGEVKRGKSSVINAITGARDLLPVDVDVCTSAPVQVLRSDENTEVIDLNFGDHIERAPLAELREWSTMTGARVADPDTPELPTGVTVRVSGDHVPRALFIDTPGAGGLDRDAIDVALERARGAGVLLMVCDATTPITAPEMEILARAAKAAGSVIVAVTKTDKNLRRWRAIVADDRRLIRRHLGRDVPVIGVSSLRAVDAAEMTDPERRARVERTSGIAELRGRISAEMARGALLSKVAALSMAESALEGVTATIDKDLAAVDRAEEVVPELEARRDELRRLRDHGQEWEQILARNITVARQSIMAGFDAEMDRIREHWIRTINGSGMKVLRSKPQVFTSRIEEELSAAAETTVNRQLEVLRREAHALFGDDHEWEAMAGAALMSIAPGSGSDGRHSVASKTENLLDPGMVTLGIISGPAIASAGGGALAAMGLATIALPAAVIGGGWLGVNMAYRAMRNGKQHLVTWTRETVAALRMSVNRNIDTLVTTVRTEIVLRYRARLRREGDELKRRIEDARAAARASEEERRQTLARLNRNKEIVAKIRGDLATSAGTLRGVGR from the coding sequence ATGACGGCGACGCAGGCCGACGCACGCGCCGCGCTGCGGCGCGAAGTCGAATCGGCGGCGAAGACCCTGTCGTCCGCGCTGAAGATCCTCGACCGCTACGGCCACCGGGACGCCGCCGAGGCGATCCGCCGAACCTGGGGAGACACCGCCCTGCGCGGCACCGTCGTGGTCGTCGGCGAGGTCAAGCGCGGCAAGAGCTCGGTGATCAACGCCATCACCGGCGCCCGGGATCTGCTGCCCGTCGACGTCGACGTCTGCACGTCCGCTCCCGTCCAGGTGCTGCGGTCGGACGAGAACACCGAGGTCATCGACCTGAACTTCGGCGACCACATCGAGCGGGCGCCCCTGGCGGAACTGCGGGAATGGTCCACCATGACGGGAGCCCGCGTCGCCGACCCCGACACCCCCGAGCTGCCCACCGGCGTGACCGTGCGCGTGTCCGGCGACCACGTGCCCAGGGCGCTGTTCATCGACACCCCCGGCGCCGGCGGCTTGGACCGCGACGCCATCGACGTGGCCCTGGAACGCGCCCGCGGCGCCGGCGTGCTGCTCATGGTCTGCGACGCGACGACGCCGATCACCGCGCCGGAAATGGAGATCCTCGCCCGCGCGGCGAAGGCGGCGGGCTCCGTCATCGTCGCCGTGACCAAGACGGACAAGAACCTGCGGCGCTGGCGGGCCATCGTCGCCGACGACCGCCGGCTGATCCGCCGGCACCTGGGCCGCGACGTGCCCGTCATCGGGGTGTCCAGCCTGCGCGCCGTCGACGCCGCCGAAATGACGGACCCCGAGCGCCGCGCCCGCGTCGAGCGCACCTCCGGCATCGCGGAGCTGCGCGGGCGCATCAGCGCCGAAATGGCCCGCGGCGCGCTGCTGTCCAAGGTGGCCGCGCTGTCCATGGCGGAATCCGCGCTGGAGGGCGTCACCGCCACCATCGACAAGGACCTCGCCGCCGTCGACCGCGCGGAGGAAGTCGTCCCGGAACTCGAGGCGCGGCGCGACGAGCTGCGCCGCCTGCGCGACCACGGCCAGGAATGGGAGCAGATCCTGGCGCGCAACATCACCGTCGCCAGGCAGTCGATCATGGCCGGCTTCGACGCCGAAATGGACCGCATCCGCGAGCACTGGATCCGCACGATCAACGGTTCCGGCATGAAGGTGCTGCGGTCGAAGCCGCAGGTGTTCACCTCGCGGATCGAGGAGGAGCTGTCGGCGGCCGCCGAGACGACCGTCAACCGGCAGCTGGAGGTGCTGCGCCGCGAGGCCCACGCCCTGTTCGGCGACGACCACGAATGGGAGGCGATGGCCGGGGCGGCGCTGATGAGCATCGCCCCCGGCTCGGGCTCCGACGGCCGGCACTCGGTCGCGTCGAAGACGGAGAACCTGCTCGACCCGGGCATGGTCACGCTGGGCATCATTTCGGGCCCGGCGATCGCGTCGGCGGGCGGCGGCGCCCTGGCCGCGATGGGGCTGGCCACCATCGCCCTGCCCGCGGCCGTCATCGGCGGCGGCTGGCTGGGCGTGAACATGGCGTACCGCGCCATGCGCAACGGCAAGCAGCACCTGGTCACGTGGACGCGCGAGACGGTGGCGGCGCTGCGCATGAGCGTCAACCGCAACATCGACACGCTGGTGACCACGGTGCGCACGGAGATCGTGCTGCGCTACCGGGCCCGACTGCGCCGCGAGGGCGACGAGCTCAAGCGCCGCATCGAGGACGCCCGCGCCGCCGCCCGCGCCTCGGAGGAGGAGCGCCGGCAGACGCTGGCCAGGCTCAACCGGAACAAGGAGATCGTGGCCAAGATCCGCGGGGATCTGGCCACCTCCGCGGGCACGCTGAGGGGAGTGGGGCGCTGA
- a CDS encoding RDD family protein — protein MKADRMRVDPFTTANPNEFDPFARATTHPAPFVARTPVPADHPLLGRPRHPWITPATAAAAEALGYDPEAVNAPLIRRFGAVFVDAAVYGVLLAVLMVIAGIFGPADAAPIVAAAALFAGPAGFYLYRAMGDAIFEGSPGKHALGLHMGGPNGLPVSGTDGLRRNLWILPSMIPGLGWIVSLAMMGWIGLSAGNDPLGRGGHERAIGTRVTEKD, from the coding sequence ATGAAGGCAGATCGAATGCGGGTGGACCCGTTCACGACCGCGAACCCCAACGAATTCGACCCGTTCGCGCGCGCGACGACCCACCCCGCGCCCTTCGTGGCCCGAACCCCCGTGCCCGCCGACCACCCGCTGCTCGGCCGGCCGCGCCACCCGTGGATCACCCCGGCCACCGCCGCCGCGGCCGAAGCCCTCGGCTACGACCCCGAAGCCGTCAACGCGCCCCTGATCAGGCGCTTCGGCGCGGTGTTCGTCGACGCCGCCGTCTACGGCGTCCTGCTCGCCGTGCTCATGGTCATCGCCGGCATCTTCGGCCCCGCCGACGCCGCGCCGATCGTGGCGGCCGCCGCCCTGTTCGCCGGCCCGGCGGGCTTCTACCTCTACCGCGCGATGGGCGACGCCATCTTCGAGGGCTCGCCCGGCAAGCACGCCCTGGGCCTGCACATGGGCGGGCCCAACGGCCTGCCCGTCTCCGGCACCGACGGCCTGCGCCGCAACCTGTGGATCCTGCCGTCGATGATCCCCGGCCTCGGGTGGATCGTCAGCCTGGCCATGATGGGCTGGATCGGCCTGAGCGCGGGAAATGACCCGCTCGGCCGCGGAGGGCACGAGCGGGCCATCGGCACCCGCGTGACCGAGAAGGACTAG
- a CDS encoding exodeoxyribonuclease III: MRICVWNVNSARTRLDRMVGVLERHAIDVMAVQETKCRDDQFPSARFEELGYEVAHHGLNQWNGVAIISRVGLEDVVAGFPGQPGFAKDPEAEQLAEARHIAATCGGVRVHSVYVPNGREIGDPHYDYKLRFLEALRDAGRAALDDDPAHKAMIGGDFNIAPLDEDVWDMAFFEGKTHVTGPERAAFEAVQDAGWRDVTRPHTEGQWTYWDYQQLRFQKRQGMRIDFQLATPALADTVTGAFIDREERKGKGASDHAPVVVDYDV, encoded by the coding sequence ATGCGTATTTGCGTCTGGAACGTCAATTCGGCCCGCACCCGCCTCGACCGCATGGTCGGCGTGCTCGAGCGCCATGCGATCGACGTGATGGCGGTGCAGGAGACGAAGTGCCGCGACGATCAGTTCCCGTCCGCCCGTTTCGAGGAGCTCGGTTACGAGGTCGCCCACCACGGCCTGAACCAGTGGAATGGCGTGGCCATCATCTCCCGCGTCGGCCTGGAGGACGTGGTGGCGGGGTTCCCGGGGCAGCCGGGCTTCGCCAAGGACCCGGAGGCCGAGCAACTGGCGGAGGCCCGCCACATCGCCGCGACCTGCGGCGGCGTGCGCGTCCACAGCGTCTACGTGCCCAACGGCCGCGAGATCGGCGACCCGCACTACGACTACAAGCTCCGCTTCCTCGAGGCCCTGCGGGACGCGGGCAGGGCCGCGCTTGACGACGACCCGGCGCACAAGGCCATGATCGGCGGCGACTTCAACATCGCCCCGCTCGATGAAGATGTCTGGGACATGGCGTTCTTCGAGGGAAAGACGCACGTCACCGGCCCGGAGCGCGCCGCGTTCGAAGCGGTCCAGGACGCGGGTTGGCGCGACGTCACCCGCCCCCACACCGAGGGCCAGTGGACGTACTGGGATTACCAGCAGCTGCGGTTCCAGAAGCGCCAGGGCATGCGCATCGACTTCCAGCTGGCCACCCCCGCGCTGGCGGACACCGTCACCGGCGCGTTCATCGACCGCGAGGAGCGCAAGGGCAAGGGCGCCTCGGACCACGCGCCCGTCGTCGTCGACTACGACGTGTAG
- a CDS encoding multidrug effflux MFS transporter yields MRAEISGKNAGVPLPLLAALALATMAGPLSIDTYLPAFPLVADDLGTTQPGVQLSLTLFMAGMAAGQFFIGPMSDSMGRRRLLLGSQLLAAVAAFACAASPDIWVMWSGRLIQGVAGGAGVVLARAVVADLAAGKSAARAFSLMMLINGIAPIMAPLIGAVLLVPFGWRSIFVFMGAFNLAAMGVLAVVVKESLPPEARSDGGLRGLFGGIAEVVLIRGFLGYVIAFWFSFGAMFAYISGSPFVMQGQLGLGVGTYSVLFAMASAMIVLGSAVSARLVNAIDPRRLLGFGIAVLLTVSVLLLADAHVDPTVWIIAPLLMLALGAMGFVMGNATALATGLARRRAGAASAMLGAGQFLVAGAVSPLVGLGADAAVTMGTVMTCSAAIALAGFAWAVRRESYTS; encoded by the coding sequence ATGCGTGCCGAAATCTCCGGGAAAAATGCGGGCGTCCCCCTGCCCCTCCTGGCGGCGCTGGCGTTGGCGACGATGGCCGGACCGCTGTCGATCGACACCTACCTTCCCGCATTTCCGCTGGTGGCGGATGATTTGGGTACGACGCAGCCGGGCGTGCAGCTGTCGCTGACGCTGTTCATGGCGGGGATGGCGGCGGGGCAGTTTTTCATTGGCCCGATGTCGGATTCGATGGGCCGCCGGCGGCTTCTGCTGGGCAGCCAGCTGTTGGCGGCGGTCGCGGCGTTCGCGTGCGCGGCGTCGCCGGACATCTGGGTGATGTGGTCGGGGCGCCTGATCCAGGGCGTCGCGGGCGGCGCGGGGGTGGTGCTGGCGCGGGCGGTGGTCGCGGATCTGGCGGCGGGCAAGTCGGCGGCGCGGGCGTTTTCGCTGATGATGCTCATCAACGGCATTGCCCCGATCATGGCCCCGCTGATCGGCGCGGTGCTGTTGGTGCCGTTCGGGTGGCGGTCGATTTTCGTGTTCATGGGCGCGTTCAACCTGGCGGCGATGGGGGTGCTGGCGGTCGTCGTCAAGGAGTCCCTGCCCCCGGAGGCCCGCAGCGACGGCGGCCTGCGCGGCCTGTTCGGCGGCATCGCGGAGGTGGTGCTGATCCGCGGTTTCCTGGGGTACGTCATCGCGTTCTGGTTCAGTTTCGGCGCGATGTTCGCCTACATTTCCGGGTCGCCGTTCGTCATGCAGGGGCAGCTCGGCCTGGGCGTGGGCACGTATTCGGTGCTGTTCGCGATGGCGTCGGCGATGATCGTGCTGGGTTCGGCGGTCAGCGCGCGGCTGGTGAACGCCATCGATCCGCGGCGCCTGCTGGGCTTCGGCATTGCGGTGCTGCTGACGGTGTCGGTGCTTTTGCTTGCCGACGCCCACGTGGACCCCACGGTGTGGATCATCGCTCCGCTGCTGATGCTCGCGCTCGGGGCGATGGGGTTCGTCATGGGCAACGCCACGGCGCTGGCCACGGGGTTGGCGAGGCGGCGCGCGGGGGCGGCGTCGGCGATGCTCGGGGCGGGCCAGTTCCTCGTCGCCGGGGCGGTGTCGCCGCTGGTCGGACTGGGCGCCGATGCCGCGGTGACCATGGGCACCGTGATGACGTGCTCCGCCGCCATCGCCCTCGCCGGATTCGCGTGGGCGGTCAGGCGGGAGAGCTACACGTCGTAG
- a CDS encoding MarR family winged helix-turn-helix transcriptional regulator, translated as MVSASSAENPGINPDFDEAMKENIRRIAIGLYDFLAATRRLGERPNQRLDISQSEMEVLHFISTHPGCGVSDIARLRFLRPSNVSATVRRLLDNNLIKREHNAVDRRAQDLYVSDTGSELLEQMIGHWGEIIERIVLTMSPDDVRRLAKAVPPLLQLAEHSETFVEEHQRRHETF; from the coding sequence ATGGTTTCCGCTTCCTCCGCCGAGAACCCGGGCATAAATCCGGACTTCGACGAGGCGATGAAGGAGAACATCCGGCGCATCGCGATCGGGCTGTACGACTTCCTCGCGGCCACGCGCCGCCTCGGGGAACGACCCAACCAGCGGCTGGACATTTCGCAGTCCGAGATGGAGGTGCTGCATTTCATCTCCACCCACCCCGGCTGCGGCGTGTCCGACATCGCGCGGCTGCGGTTCCTGCGGCCGTCCAACGTCTCGGCCACCGTACGCCGGTTGCTGGACAACAACCTGATCAAGCGGGAGCACAACGCCGTCGACCGCCGCGCGCAGGACCTTTACGTCTCCGACACCGGATCCGAATTGCTCGAGCAGATGATCGGCCATTGGGGCGAAATCATCGAGCGCATCGTCCTGACCATGAGCCCCGACGACGTCCGCCGGCTGGCCAAGGCCGTCCCGCCGCTGCTGCAGCTCGCGGAGCACTCCGAGACGTTCGTCGAGGAGCATCAGCGGAGGCACGAGACGTTTTAG
- a CDS encoding thiazole synthase — translation MGDPLVIAGREFGSRLIMGTGGAANQAVLGEALRESGTELTTVAMRRVDSGGGTGVLGLLDELGIEALPNTAGCRTAREAVLTARLAREALGTSWVKLEVIADDRTLLPDALELVDAAEQLVDDGFTVLPYTNDDPALAKRLEDIGCAAVMPLAAPIGTGQGILNEHNLAMIVERAGVPVICDAGIGTASDAARAMELGCSAVLLATAVTRAKDPVLMAAAMRDGVAAGRLAYRAGRIPKRSWALASSPDYEDLG, via the coding sequence ATGGGCGATCCCCTCGTCATCGCCGGCCGCGAGTTCGGTTCGCGCCTGATCATGGGCACCGGCGGCGCCGCGAATCAGGCGGTGCTCGGCGAGGCTCTGCGGGAGTCGGGCACGGAGCTGACCACCGTCGCCATGCGGCGCGTCGACTCCGGCGGCGGCACGGGCGTGCTGGGCCTATTGGATGAGCTCGGCATCGAGGCGCTGCCCAACACCGCCGGGTGCCGCACCGCCCGCGAGGCCGTGCTCACGGCGCGGCTGGCGCGCGAGGCACTGGGGACGTCGTGGGTGAAGCTGGAGGTCATCGCGGATGACCGGACCTTGCTTCCCGACGCCCTCGAACTCGTCGACGCGGCCGAGCAGCTGGTGGACGACGGATTCACGGTTCTGCCGTACACGAACGACGATCCGGCGCTGGCCAAGCGCCTGGAGGACATCGGCTGCGCGGCGGTGATGCCGCTGGCCGCGCCGATCGGCACGGGCCAGGGGATCTTGAACGAGCACAACCTGGCGATGATCGTCGAGCGCGCCGGCGTGCCCGTCATCTGCGACGCGGGCATCGGCACGGCGTCGGATGCGGCGCGGGCGATGGAGCTGGGGTGTTCGGCGGTGCTGCTGGCGACGGCCGTGACCCGCGCGAAGGATCCGGTGCTCATGGCCGCGGCGATGCGCGACGGCGTGGCAGCGGGGCGCCTCGCGTACAGGGCGGGGCGGATCCCGAAGAGGTCGTGGGCGCTGGCGTCGTCGCCGGACTACGAGGATCTGGGGTAG
- the thiS gene encoding sulfur carrier protein ThiS, with product MTTTVSVNGADRELAADATIADVVDDIAGGPRGVAVAVDGVVLPRERWGATVGELAPSAIDVLTAVQGG from the coding sequence ATGACCACCACCGTTTCCGTCAACGGCGCCGACCGCGAACTCGCGGCCGACGCCACCATCGCCGACGTCGTCGACGACATCGCCGGCGGCCCGCGCGGCGTGGCCGTCGCCGTCGACGGCGTCGTGCTGCCCCGCGAGCGCTGGGGCGCCACCGTCGGGGAGCTCGCGCCGTCGGCCATCGACGTGCTCACCGCGGTCCAGGGGGGTTAG
- the thiO gene encoding glycine oxidase ThiO codes for MTARNLAHVAVVGAGVIGLSTAFRLARAGHRVSLHAPSAATGPSWVAGGMFGAFTEAWPGEETMLHLGAASLERWLPLLEDLEGAPAERSRILTGRGTVLAGVDAADAADVESIAATTEAHYPGALRHVTRRELRELEPSLAPVLRGAVVCDDEWSVDNRLLLSELGGACRDLGVERSLMPVTDVDELREGTGADFVVVAAGAGSAELIDVPVREVKGEVLRVRKRGSSESAPARTIRARVHGRPCYLVPRSWGLAVGATEYEHGHDLEATAGGARTLLDDAALVFPGIDDYAFAEVTAGLRPYSPDNAPMIGEVREGIIAACGHGRNGILLAAVTADAVKGIVEGEPLPEAASADPNRFRGDA; via the coding sequence ATGACGGCCCGCAACCTCGCCCACGTCGCCGTCGTCGGCGCCGGCGTCATCGGCCTGTCCACCGCGTTCCGGCTCGCCCGCGCCGGGCACCGCGTGAGCCTCCACGCGCCGAGTGCGGCGACCGGCCCGAGCTGGGTCGCCGGCGGCATGTTCGGCGCCTTCACCGAGGCGTGGCCGGGGGAGGAGACCATGCTCCACCTCGGCGCGGCGTCGCTGGAGCGTTGGCTGCCGCTGCTGGAGGACCTCGAGGGCGCGCCGGCGGAGCGGTCGCGCATTCTCACCGGCCGGGGCACGGTGCTGGCCGGCGTGGATGCGGCGGACGCCGCCGACGTCGAATCGATCGCCGCCACCACGGAGGCCCACTACCCGGGCGCGCTGCGCCACGTCACGCGCCGGGAGCTGCGCGAGCTGGAGCCGTCGCTGGCCCCGGTGCTGCGCGGCGCCGTGGTGTGCGACGACGAATGGAGCGTGGACAACCGCCTGCTGCTGTCCGAGCTCGGCGGCGCGTGCCGCGACCTCGGCGTCGAACGGTCGCTGATGCCCGTCACCGACGTCGATGAACTGCGCGAGGGCACCGGCGCCGACTTCGTGGTTGTCGCCGCCGGCGCGGGATCGGCGGAATTGATCGACGTTCCCGTCCGCGAAGTGAAGGGGGAGGTGCTCCGGGTGCGCAAGCGCGGTTCGTCGGAAAGCGCCCCCGCGCGTACCATCCGCGCGCGCGTCCACGGCCGCCCCTGCTACCTGGTGCCCCGCAGCTGGGGCCTTGCCGTCGGCGCGACCGAATACGAGCACGGGCACGACCTCGAGGCGACGGCCGGCGGCGCGCGGACGCTCCTCGACGACGCCGCGCTGGTGTTCCCCGGCATCGACGACTACGCGTTCGCCGAGGTCACCGCGGGCCTGCGGCCGTACTCTCCCGACAACGCGCCGATGATCGGCGAGGTCCGCGAGGGCATCATCGCGGCCTGCGGCCACGGGCGCAACGGTATCCTTTTGGCCGCGGTCACCGCCGACGCCGTCAAGGGCATCGTCGAGGGCGAACCGCTGCCCGAGGCCGCGAGCGCGGACCCCAACCGATTCCGCGGGGACGCATGA